A segment of the Mycobacteriales bacterium genome:
GTCGTACGGATGGTTCGCGCTTCCCTCGAACGGCGCGCGGCATTGGTTGCGCGACCTGATCCTCATCGCGGCCATCGTCGTCCTGATCTGGTGGAGTGTCCGGCCGTTGCTTCGCTGGGTCACGACGCGGTACGTCGTGACGAACCGTCGGGTGTTGATGCGCAACGGAGTGTTCTCGCGCACCGGCCGCGACGTTCCGCTCACTCGCATCAACGACGTGTCCTTCGGGCGCACGGTGGTCGAACGCATCATCGGTTCAGGAACGCTGACGATCGAGTCGGCCGGCGACCGCGGTCAGGTGATCCTTCGCGACGTCCCGCACGTCGAGGAGTGCCAGCGTGACATCTACCGATTGGTTGAAAACGAAGCCCAACGCCTCCGGTGAAAACGGGCTGAGCTGCACGCCTGCGGCGTTCTCCCTCGCTTGCGTGCCTTAAGACGCGGCGCTCGGTGCGGCCGGGCAGGCGCACAGCTCAACCCGTTTTCGTGGTTCGTGCATGGACGCCTGCGGCGTTCTCCCTCGCTTGCGTGCCTTAAGACGCGGCGCTCGGTGCGGCCTTGCAGGCGCACAGCTCAACCCGTTTTCGTGGTTCGTGCGTGGACGCCTGCGGCGTTCTCCCTCGCTTGCGTGCGGTTACCGGCCGACCCCTGGATCGTCGTCGTCTTCGTCGTCGTCTCCGGCGAGCCGGTATGGGGGGATGATCCGGGTGGTGCCGGCGGGGGTGGTCCATGCGATGGACCCGTCGGGCAGGGTGTGGACTGTCCAGTCGGCGTGGGTTTTGCACCGGTGGTGTCGCCGGCATCGGGGGCGCATGTTCTGCTCGTTGGTGGGTCCGCCGTCGTCGTGCGGGATGGTGTGTTCGGCGTCGCATCGGTCGGCCGGGATCGGGCAGCCGGGGAAGTCGCAGTGCGGCCGGACGGCTTTGAGGAACCGGCGGATGGCGGCGTTCGGCCGGTAGCCGGCTTGCCCGATCGCGATCAACGCGCCGGTGTCTTCCGCGGTGAGGAAGCGTTGCCAGTCGCCGTCGGCGGCGAGCTCCCGTAGGTGCTGCGCGGTGATCGGCCCGTACCCGGTCAGCTCGCCCGGGTCGTCGCGCAACCCGAGCAGGGTCTTGATCCCGCCGGTGACCTGAACCCCGACCCGGTCCCGCGTGGCCGGGGTGACCGGTTCGCCGGTGAGCGCGCCGGTGCACAGGTCGACCAGGGCGTCCGCCCGGGCCTGGTCCATGCTCCGTATCTCGCCCAGGGCGCCGGTCCTGACCTGTTCACGGTCGGCGCGCTTGTAGTCCTGCGCGAGGCGGGTCAGCCCGTTGATCACGGTGATCGCGTCCTGCGCCGGGATCTCGGCGTAGACCCCAGCCATCCCGTCCGGCAACGGCCAGAACGCCACCCGCCGGCCGGTGACCGCCCGGCGGCGGGCGGCGTCCGCGGTCGCGGAGGTGACCTTGAGCACCTCCCGGCGAAGCTTGCGTCGCCACGCCCGCACCTCCCGGTCGAGCTGCCAGGAACGGACCATCGCCCGGTCGACCTGCTCGGTCTGCCCGCCGGTCAGCCCGCTGGTCGCCTCGACCACCGCCCGGGCCATCGCCCAGCTGATCTCACCGCGTTCCAACGCCGAGCGGGTCCCGGGCAGCTCGCGGAGCACACGGCGCGCGGTGTGCAGCTCACCGGTCGCGGCGGTCACTGTCGCCCCGGTGATCAACGCGACCGTCTCCGGACCGAAATCATCGGTGCCGAACGGCCCGGACACCGTCTCCTGGGACTCCGCGGCCCGCACCACCGCCTCCGCCCGGCGCAGGTTCGCCCAGGCCAGGGACCGCTCCCAGCAGCCCAGCACCCGCTCGTGCTCACGGTCGCAGAGCTGCTCCTCGCGCAGGTGATCCAGCACGGACAGCATCCACACCCCGGGCGGCTCCACCTCGAGCTGGTCGAGCAGCTCGGACGGGGTCGCGCCGAGCAGATCCGCGACGCTGGCCGCGCAATCGGGCTCGATCACCTCGAACACGTGTTCGATAATAACGGAGCGCTTCGACAACCACGACGGCAATCCACAGCCTCCGGAGTCGGTCACCTTGGAGCGGGCTTTGTCGTGGTGGTTGCTGAACCCGGTCGGGGCGACAAACCTGGACCCGTGACCGACGGCTCGCCGACACCTGCAGCGGCCGAGCGCGCGGCCCCGGTGCGCGGTTCGGCGCCCGGACGCCTGATCGAGTCGGTCGTGCGCACGGTTTGTGGATGCGGGGTCGACCGGATCGTCCGGCTCACGGCCGGTGGTCTCAACGAGGCCTACTGCGCGCGGCTGGCGACCGGCGACCGGGTCGTCGTACGCATCGCTCGCCGGCCCGTTCCCTGGTTCACCGACGAGGCGCACGTCATGGCGCAGGCCGCCGCTGCCGGCGTGCCGACGCCGGAGGTCCTCGGCGTCGAGCACGTGGAGCACGGCGGCGAGCTGCTGTCGTTGTCCATTCAGCGCTTCGTGGCGGGCCGCCCGCTCGACGAGCTCGCCGACGAGTTGTCGCCTTCGGACGTCGAGCGGTTGGTGGTGGACGCGGGCGAGCTGCTCGCGCGGGTGCACGGCGTCGCCGCGAGCCTCGGCATCCGCCACGAGCTCCAACCGCCCGACGATCACCTTGTCAGCAGGGTCGTACGAGTCGTCGGCGAAGAGTTCGGTACGCCGAAGGCCGCGGCGGTCGAGCGCGCTGCCGACCTGCTCCGTGCGCGGGTGGCAACCGAGCGGCCGCCGGCGGTCGCGCTCGCCCATGGCGACTGGATGCCCAAGCACCTGCTGGTCGAGGACGGGACGATCGTCGGCGTCATCGACTGGGAGTTCGCCGGCCCCGCGTCGCCGGCGTTCGACCTCGGTCGCTGGGAGGTGTCGGTCGGCGACCGACTGCAGCACGGCCCGGAGCTGCTCCGCCGCGGATACGGACGGGTCGCCGATCCCGACTCCGCCGCTGCCGGCTGGGTCCCGGCGTTCGCCATCGACTGGGCGCTGGAGGTGCTCGGCTGGACCCATCCCGCTGACGCGGCGTATCGGCGGCGTTGCGTGGACGTGCTGGCTCGCTATGCAGACGCGGACCGCTAACGGCAAGGTCGGGGGCGCCTGCGCACTGCGGTCAGAGACTAGTCAGTCCCCGGTTGCACCGTCGATCGCTTCGCGAAGCAGATCCGCGTGACCGTTGTGTCGCGCGTACTCCTCGATCATGTGCACGAAGATCCACCGAATGTCACGCTCGCGCTCCGGATGGTCTCCTCTGCTCGGCACCACTGTCTCGAGCGAAAGGTCTGCGACGGCCGCGCGAGCCAGCTCGCACTCCGCGATGAAGGCGTCGATGTTCACGGCGGCATCTGCCGTGTCGAGCTGGGTGAAGTCCAGGCCGACGCCGTCGGGGTCGTACGGAAACGCGAGGTCCTCCTGCGCGGCATGCATGCGGAACCACCAGCGTTCGACCTCCGTCATGTGCCTGACCAGCCCCAGCAGGGTGAGCTGCGACGGCGGGACGGCATGCCGCTTCAGCTCCTCGGTCGTGAGACCGGTGCACTTCGTCAGCAGCGTTGCCCGGTGGTAGTCAAGCCACTGCTCGAGGCTGGCGCGTTCATCCGAGATCCGGTGTGGCTCGGTCCGCTCGACCTCTGGCGCCGTCCAGTCATCGCTCACCCGGCCACCCAACCACAGCTGAGCCGGAGCCCTTGTTGCTTCGCTAGCGGCTCGGGCCAGGAGGCCTCGCGCTTGTCGTCAGGATCTGCCGGTCCGCTTCGTAGTGCGCGGACGTGCAGGAACATCGGGATCCGGTGCCACGGTCGCGAAGGATCGGGGTCGGTGGGCTCACGGATCCGCTCGATCAGGAAGCCCGCATCCGCGAGCGCGTCGACATAGTCGCTGACCGGCCGATGCTCGCTGTGAAAGGTCATCTGCAAGCCGTCGCGCGCACACCGGTCGGAGTATCGGTGCGCGGCGTACCAGTCGGCGTCGACGACGAAGCGTGAGTCCGGGTCGTCCGAGTCCTCGAAGTGCCCGACTTCGTTGACCGGGTGAACGATGGCCAGTACGAGGACGCCGCCGTCCCTCAACACCCGCCCCGCCTCGGCCAACGCGCCGCGGTAGTCGTCGACGTCCTGCAGCGACATGAATGCAACGGCGAGGTCGGCGCAACCGTCCCGTAACGGGAGCCGCGCGGCGTCGGCCACGACGACCGGACCTTGTGCATCCGGATGCGTCGCGGCGGCGTGTGCCATCGCGTAGGAGCCGTCGAGAGCGACGACCCGATGTCCCAGTAGCGAAAGGTCGCGCGCGACCCGTCCCTCGCCACAGCCGATGTCGACCGTCAGTACGCCGGGAGCGGGTAGGAGGCCGAGCAGCGCCTCGCGATGGAATCGCCAGTAGCTGTCATGGTCAGGTCGCCGGGCCCATTCGATCCACTCCGCCGATGCCTCGTCCCAGGCGTCGCGAAGGCTCATGGCGCACAGTCTGGCGCGCGGCCTACTCGCGGTCCTCCGGCTGCCCGAGGTTGCCGATGATGGCCGCAAACGGCGGGATGACCATCGCGACGACAGACATCACGATCGCCGCGGTGATCGAAAACAGCCGCACGACGGTCCAGGACAGCGTGATCAGCCCGACACACGTGCCCATCAAGGCGAAGTAGGCGCGTCGCCGCGTCACCGTGCCATCGTGCCCCGATCTCCGCTTTGATAGTCGGATGCCCCGGGCGGTGTCGTTGCGCGACCGCGACGAACGGCGGCTGGCGATCGCACTTGTCGCCTCGTTCGCGGCGACGATCGCGGTCGCGATCGGCGCAGCGGCCGTGCGCAGCACGTGGGGCACGTTCGTCGCGCTCGCGGCCAGCGTGGTCGTCGAGCTCATGCTGTCCAGGCGCTCCAACGCGCTGGCCGCCGCGGTGCAGTGGGCCGGTGCGGGGCCGCCGGCGCGGACCGCCTTGCGGCTGTTTCCCGTGGTGCTGCTCGCCGGCCGGGAGTTCAGGCCGGCGGTCGTCATCGGTACGACGGCGTTCGCCGTCGTCGTCGTCGCCACGTCCATGGCGGCAGAGGCTTTGCGGTCGGTCATCGCGCGGATGAGACGGCTGCCACTGGTCAGCCGCAACCTCGACCTCGGCGACTTCGCCGTACCGGAGCTGCCCCCCGCCTGGCTCACCGACTCGGCGGACGCCGACGCCGGCTCCGCCGCGATTGCCGCGTTGGGCCTTGCCCTTGCGGTGTCGAAGTCGCACTCGACCGGCCTGGCCGCGTTCGGGCTCGCGGTCGCATTTGCGGTTGCGGCGAGCCCGGTGACCGTTCTCGGTCTCCATCTCAGCGCCCTCATGCGAGCCAAGCTGCGCGCGCGCCTGACAGAGGCAGCGACGACCGCACTCGAGACCCTCGCGCCCGAGGTGTTGCTCTACTTCGACGCGACGCCGGAAGAGCTCTACCAGGTTCGGATGTGGCTCGACCCGATCGGCCGACTCGGGCGGTCGGCGGCGATCGTGCTGCGCAGCTACGAGGTCTTCGATGCGCTCACCGATACGACGCTGCCCATTGTGTGCAGCCCGTACAACGGGACGATTGCCTCGATCCCGCTGCCCTCGCGAGTGGTGGTGCTGTTCCCGACTCACAGCGGCAACAACCTGTCGATGCTGCGCCGGCCCGAGACCCGTAGCGCCTTCATCGGTCATGGCGACAGCGACAAGCCGGACAGCGTCAACCCGTTCGCCCGCGTGTACGACGAGGTCTGGGTGGCCGGCGCGCTCGGCCGCCGCCGGTACGAGGAAGCGGGCGTGGGCGTCGCGGACGGGGCCATCGTGGAGGTCGGCCGGCCCCAGGTCGAAGGCGCCAGCCGGCGGCCGCCCAAGGAGCCGACCATCGTGTACGCGCCGACCTGGGAAGGCTGGGGGGACGACCCGCATCACAGCTCGCTCGGCCAGGTCGGCCTGCAGATCATCGAGCGGCTGGTCGATCGCTCCGATGTCCGGGTCCGCTACCGCCCGCACCCGCTCACCGGCCGGCGTGACCCTCGGCTGCGGGCGGCGCACCGGCGCATCGTGGCGCTGGTCGGCCAGGTGCCGCCCGACGAGCCGCTCGCCACGACGCTGGCCGGCGCGTCCGGCCTGATCGGCGACGTGTCGAGCGTCATCAACGAGTTCCTGCCGTACGACCGGCCGTACGCCGTACCCGACACCCGCGGCCTCGGCTCAGCCGGCTTCGTCGCGCGCTTCCCGTCCGCGGCCGCGGCGTTCGTCATCGGCCCGGATCTCGACCGGCTCGACGCGTTCGTCGCTGCCGCTCTCGGCGGCCCGGATCCGACGTCGACCATCCGCGGGGACCTGTTGGAGGTCGCGCTCGGCGATCCCTCGACCGGCCAGCAGCGCTTCGCCGACGCGGTGGGACGGCTGCTTCGCGCACCGTAGGGTGAGAAGCGTGAGTGACCTGCCCGCCGCGATCAGCGTGCGCGAA
Coding sequences within it:
- a CDS encoding CDP-glycerol glycerophosphotransferase family protein, translated to MPRAVSLRDRDERRLAIALVASFAATIAVAIGAAAVRSTWGTFVALAASVVVELMLSRRSNALAAAVQWAGAGPPARTALRLFPVVLLAGREFRPAVVIGTTAFAVVVVATSMAAEALRSVIARMRRLPLVSRNLDLGDFAVPELPPAWLTDSADADAGSAAIAALGLALAVSKSHSTGLAAFGLAVAFAVAASPVTVLGLHLSALMRAKLRARLTEAATTALETLAPEVLLYFDATPEELYQVRMWLDPIGRLGRSAAIVLRSYEVFDALTDTTLPIVCSPYNGTIASIPLPSRVVVLFPTHSGNNLSMLRRPETRSAFIGHGDSDKPDSVNPFARVYDEVWVAGALGRRRYEEAGVGVADGAIVEVGRPQVEGASRRPPKEPTIVYAPTWEGWGDDPHHSSLGQVGLQIIERLVDRSDVRVRYRPHPLTGRRDPRLRAAHRRIVALVGQVPPDEPLATTLAGASGLIGDVSSVINEFLPYDRPYAVPDTRGLGSAGFVARFPSAAAAFVIGPDLDRLDAFVAAALGGPDPTSTIRGDLLEVALGDPSTGQQRFADAVGRLLRAP
- a CDS encoding DinB family protein, producing MSDDWTAPEVERTEPHRISDERASLEQWLDYHRATLLTKCTGLTTEELKRHAVPPSQLTLLGLVRHMTEVERWWFRMHAAQEDLAFPYDPDGVGLDFTQLDTADAAVNIDAFIAECELARAAVADLSLETVVPSRGDHPERERDIRWIFVHMIEEYARHNGHADLLREAIDGATGD
- a CDS encoding DUF222 domain-containing protein, with product MFEVIEPDCAASVADLLGATPSELLDQLEVEPPGVWMLSVLDHLREEQLCDREHERVLGCWERSLAWANLRRAEAVVRAAESQETVSGPFGTDDFGPETVALITGATVTAATGELHTARRVLRELPGTRSALERGEISWAMARAVVEATSGLTGGQTEQVDRAMVRSWQLDREVRAWRRKLRREVLKVTSATADAARRRAVTGRRVAFWPLPDGMAGVYAEIPAQDAITVINGLTRLAQDYKRADREQVRTGALGEIRSMDQARADALVDLCTGALTGEPVTPATRDRVGVQVTGGIKTLLGLRDDPGELTGYGPITAQHLRELAADGDWQRFLTAEDTGALIAIGQAGYRPNAAIRRFLKAVRPHCDFPGCPIPADRCDAEHTIPHDDGGPTNEQNMRPRCRRHHRCKTHADWTVHTLPDGSIAWTTPAGTTRIIPPYRLAGDDDEDDDDPGVGR
- a CDS encoding PH domain-containing protein, translated to MAFPESILDDDEQVVRNLRPHWRRVVVPVALVPIVVGLASYGWFALPSNGARHWLRDLILIAAIVVLIWWSVRPLLRWVTTRYVVTNRRVLMRNGVFSRTGRDVPLTRINDVSFGRTVVERIIGSGTLTIESAGDRGQVILRDVPHVEECQRDIYRLVENEAQRLR
- a CDS encoding phosphotransferase, which translates into the protein MTDGSPTPAAAERAAPVRGSAPGRLIESVVRTVCGCGVDRIVRLTAGGLNEAYCARLATGDRVVVRIARRPVPWFTDEAHVMAQAAAAGVPTPEVLGVEHVEHGGELLSLSIQRFVAGRPLDELADELSPSDVERLVVDAGELLARVHGVAASLGIRHELQPPDDHLVSRVVRVVGEEFGTPKAAAVERAADLLRARVATERPPAVALAHGDWMPKHLLVEDGTIVGVIDWEFAGPASPAFDLGRWEVSVGDRLQHGPELLRRGYGRVADPDSAAAGWVPAFAIDWALEVLGWTHPADAAYRRRCVDVLARYADADR
- a CDS encoding class I SAM-dependent methyltransferase, whose amino-acid sequence is MSLRDAWDEASAEWIEWARRPDHDSYWRFHREALLGLLPAPGVLTVDIGCGEGRVARDLSLLGHRVVALDGSYAMAHAAATHPDAQGPVVVADAARLPLRDGCADLAVAFMSLQDVDDYRGALAEAGRVLRDGGVLVLAIVHPVNEVGHFEDSDDPDSRFVVDADWYAAHRYSDRCARDGLQMTFHSEHRPVSDYVDALADAGFLIERIREPTDPDPSRPWHRIPMFLHVRALRSGPADPDDKREASWPEPLAKQQGLRLSCGWVAG
- a CDS encoding DUF3099 domain-containing protein, producing the protein MLRTAAAPIATAIVAANEATSAIASRRSSRSRNDTARGIRLSKRRSGHDGTVTRRRAYFALMGTCVGLITLSWTVVRLFSITAAIVMSVVAMVIPPFAAIIGNLGQPEDRE